The sequence AAGTCTATTACGTTCCTTTGCATAAAAAAACTGAAAAAGTTGATTCTAGAGTTGAAGTTATTCACGATAAGCCTGTTGCAATAGAAGGTGAAGAGACTGTTAAAACATTAAAACTAAAAGATAATGAAGAGTTAAATGTGAATGGTGTGTTTATCATAAAAGATACAGTACCTACAACTCAGCTATTGCAAGGGATAGAAATCGTAGATAAAGCGATAAAAGTCAACCAATATATGGAAACAAATTTGAAGGGTGTCTATGCCGCCGGAGATTGTACGGGCAGACCGTTTCAGGTTGCTAAAGCAGTAGGGCAGGGAACAACAGCGGCGTTACAAGCAGTGAGCTATCTACACAAAAATTCATAAGTGATAATGAACATGTAAAAGGGATGTAGATTAGATTGCTCACCCCCTTTTACGGTTTCTAAAATTGTTAGTGTTTAAGATATTGCTGATACTTTGGCACACAAGCGGTTCCGCAAACATCAGGACCGGTATAGACTCCTATTGTAGTTCCGATTTCCATATCATCATACATAAGTGGTATATTGAGCTTATTTAATATGATATCTTCTAGATGCCTTAAATCTTCTGCCGCATCAGCATGCGCAATTGCATAGTTAAATTGGTCCTCGCGCCCGGCAATATATTCGGCGAGGCTAGCAGCTACTTTTTCGGCTGCCTTTTTTTTGCCACGAACTTTGGCAATCGGAAATAACTCTCCTTCTTTGAGGCAAATGACAGGTTTGATATTTAACATTCCTCCAAGAAAAGCTGAAACCTTGCCAATGCGTCCGCCTTTTTCTAAATATTCTAAAGTGTCTACATAAAAAAAGATACGAGAATCTGCGCGTATTAATTTGGCAACGCGAGCAACTTCCTCAAAGCTGAGACCGTCTTTAATCATCATTGCGGTCTCTAAGACGATCAAGCCCTGTTGTCCTGTGGCAGCTTCGGAGTCGATTATCTCTATTTTGGCATTAGGAAATTCGTCTAGCAAAATGTCTTTGGCATTCACTGCAGCTGCATAAGAACCGCTAAATTTACTAGAAAGACATAAACATATTACAGCATTTCCAGCCGCTAATACTGGTCTAAAGTGTTCGCAATAGTCGTTGATAGAAGGAAGAGAAGTTTTTGGAAAAGTGTGTGGAACGCGAAGCTTTTTATAAAATTCTTGTAGTGAAATTTCTTCATTTGCTTTTAAATATATTTCGCTTTCGAAACTAACATAAAAGGGAATAAGATTTATAGGATATTCCTTGATAATATTTGGAAATAAATCACATGAACTGTCGCTAAATAGTACAATTTCTGCCATAAAAAAACTCCTTTGTATAAATTTTAATTAACTGTAACATACATGAATAGTTAATACAAGGTGATATGAATTTATCCAAGCCGGTATTGCATATGAATTTATAAAATAAAGAAAGGAGAAAATTTGATGATATCAATCAGTTTGCAAGCGTATTTGGTAGAAATCTATAAAATGAAAGAAGAGAACATAGAAATTAGTTGTTTGAAGATTGCTAAAAAGATGAATATACCTATTAAAAAATCAATACAGGCAGCCCAGAGGTTGCATTATCAAAACTATATACAATATACAACATATCAACCAATACAAATTACGCCGCGAGGCGAGCAAATAGCGAGATACATTATTTCAAAAGATCGATTGCTATATAATTTTTTAGATATTCTACAAATAACACAAAATATTGAATTAGAAAAAGAGTCCATGCAGCAATGTTTCAGCGATAGTGCTCTAAATCAAATAGAGCAGTTTGTATTATTCATAAATCAATATCCAGAAATTACTAATTATTATAAACTTTTTCTAAATGAGCAAAGTAAAATGTCAATTTTAGAAAAAATTCCTTCAGAAGATATATAATTGACCCTTGAATTTAATTTGCTGCTATGATAGACTGAGCAAAGTAGGGAGTGATATTGATGGGAAAAACAGGTGCGTACAAGTTGATAGCACAGAATAAAAAAGCTTACCACGATTATTTTATTGACGAGACATATGAAGCAGGAATGGTTCTTGTCGGTACAGAAGTCAAATCAATTAGGTGTGGAAGTGGATCTATTAAAGAGAGCTTTATTCGCATTCAAAACGGCGAAGCATTTGTCTTTAACATGCACATCAATCCATACGAAAAAGGCAATATTTTTAACAAGGAGCCTCTTAGAACTAGAAAACTTTTGCTTCATAAAAAGCAGATAACTAAGCTACTCGGCGCTATTTCCACTAAGGGAATGACAATTGTTCCGCTGAAGGTTTATATAAAAGATAGTTTGGTTAAGATGGAAATTGGTTTAGCAAGAGGTAAGAAACTTCATGATAAGAGACAAGATATTGCCAAAAAAGATGTTCGTCGTCAAAATGAACGAGATTTTAAGATTAAAAATCTCTAGTATACCTTGGGGGTGTACTGGTTTCGACGGGGGTCACATCTGTTGGGGCAGCCATTCGTAGGAAGTCTACACTACGTAAAAAGAGGACACGTTAAATTAAACGCAGAAGACAATTTTGCACTAGCAGCGTAATGCTGCTCGTTTCTCTAGGATAATCCGCTAGCCTAGAAGAAACGCCAACGAGCGGAGAACGACTTGTGCTAAGCTTTGCTCACAAGCTGTATTTATGAAGCTACTAAAGCTTTGAACCTGTCATTAGGTGCCTAGTAGAGGGAATGTTAATATAATGAATATAATGGTAGAGACCACGCCTTTTGGGCTTTCGGACAGGGGTTCGATTCCCCTCACCTCCATTTTAGGACTTGCAGCGAATATGCTGTAGGTCCTTTTTGGTCTATAAAAAAAGACTGCCACAGTATAAGCCACTGCAGAGTCTTTGAGATATATTACTTTTGGCCATAGTATGCGTTTGGTCCGTGCTTGCGCATAAAATGTTTGTTGACAATATAACTAGGGGCAGGCTGAATGCTTTGGTTTAAAAATTCTGCGTTAAACGCCATGGCAGCAACTTCTTCTAACACTACTGAGTTATGAACAGCCTCGTGAGCATCTTTGCCCCAGGAGAAAGGTCCGTGGTTTGTACATAAAATTCCTGGGTTATGCATAGGGTTGACGTTAAAGTTGTCGAGGGTTTCGATAATAACTAGACCAGTGTTTTTTTCGTAAGCAGATTCGATTTCTTCTTGTGTTAAGCTTCTTGAGCATAAAATATCGCCATAGAAGTAGTCGCTGTGTGTTGTATTATAGTTGGGAATGTTTCTTCCAGCTGCGGCCCACGCGACAGCCATTCTCGAATGAGTGTGAACTATTCCGCCGATTTCAGGATAGCGTTTGTAGAGCTCAACGTGCGTTAGCGTATCGGATGATGGATTGTATTTGCCTTCCACCGTATTTCCGTCTAAATCTACAACAACCATATCTGCTGGTGTCAAATCGTCATATGCAACACCAGATGGTTTGATCACGAAGTATCCACTTGCGCGGTCGATTCCAGAAACATTGCCCCAAGTAAAGGTGACTAAACCATATTTTGGTAAATCCATATTTGCCTGATATACTTCTTCTTTCAATTTTTCTAACATATTCTACTCCATTCTGCGTATAGCAAATTAATTTCTATCTAATAAATTTCTCATCATTTCGTTTGCGGCAACGATGTCGGCAAACCAATCTTCTTTGCCCAAGTCCCAAAACTCGGTTACGTATTTGCGAGTGCCCAGCTTCCAGGCAGCAGATATTACTTTTGCAAAATCCACATGACCCGTTCCATATGGAATTTCTCTAAATTTTCCGGGAACCGTTTCTTTGAGATGCAGTGCCAATATGTGCCCATGCCCAGTGGTGATGTCATCAACAAAATCGGTGCCATATGTTTTGATGGCGTTGGTGATATTGCCGCTATCGGGATAAATTTGTAGATACGGTGAATCTATGATTTTGACATATTCTGCCGCTTTTTGGGTGGTATTCATAAACTCGTTTTCCATAGTTTCAAAGCCCAAGCACACACCATACTTTGCTGCCTGATCGGTTATTACTCGCAAATTGTGTATGTACTTATCTCGAGTTTGGGCAGTAGAGGTGCCAAAATATATATCATAGCCTGGGATCATAACAATTCTCGCTCCCAGATCTTTTGCTAGGGCAATTGCCCCTGTGATGATTTCTATACCCCGAGAACTGATGCGGTCGTCGGGGTCTCCTAGCGCATATTTTGTGAGTGCAGAAACGCAGAAAGAGTCGATAGTAATTTCTGTTTCGTACATATCGTGGATGATAGAGAGTCGCTCGGCTTTTGACATATAGATGCGGTTGATTTTATCTTCGGATGCATCTATGCTGAGCTCGATATAGTCGTAGTTGGCTTTTTTGGCATAGTCTAGCTTTTCGCGTATAGTTAGATTGTTTGGCATCGCTTTTTCATATAAACCAAGTGAGTATTTTTGCATATTAAATCACCTCGTAAAAAGCAATTTCGTCTATTTCGCGGTTGGCAGAAACGATATATGTTTTGTCATTGTTCTGGTAAGCAAAAGTGTTGGCAACTCCGGTGGCATCGTCTAATACTGATATTTCGATAGCTCCGGCTGTCATTGACAATGCTATAAGCTGCTTGTTACCCTCGCGATGCCCAAGTATAGCAACAGGTTGACCGTTGATTTTGCCAGACCATAAGGCATGTGCAAATTCAAATGGCTTATCAAAACTCCAAAATTTGGAATATTTACCATCTACTAATTTGTAGACGTCGAGATTGCTGCCATGAAAAGGAGAAAATACTACCATTTCGAGCTCCCCATCGTTATCTAAGTCGACTAAAGTCATATCGCTTGCAGGAGAATCTAGCAGCTGAATAATTTCAAACTTTGCTCCCACCACTGCAGGAGGAACGATTTTGTATATGCCGTCTTCGGTGCCTACAACACAATAGTCATAGCCGTTTTCGCTTCCTCTAAAGTAGCCATGATTTTTTAATAGCTCATCTTGTATCACATCCAAAGGCAGTTGATTATCTTTGTTATAAGCAGACAGATCATCGGGCAATTTTGTAGCATAGACCTTGCCTTTGTGGGCCCAATCATCTTTAAAATCGCGACCAGAGCATAGCGTCGCTGCGACAAGGTAGTTTTGTCCATCGCGAGAAATTATATCAAATCGATGCACATGCGGAAGCTCTGCAAGGACCTGGATGTTCCAGCCATCTGCAGAAGGAGAAACGACCATAATCTTTGCTTCCTTAGAATCGTTAGGTGAGTAAAATTTGTGTGTAGCTAAAAATACTCCATCAGAGTTCGGCACCTGCACCATAGACATAGTGCCACCGGGTTCTTCCCAAATGGTATCCTCGAGATTTCCGTCTAAGTCGAACATTAGGCATCGGTTGATTTTTTCGGCTGCAACTAAGATGTGCTTTTTGCCTAAATATTCCAGAGGGGCGATAGAATAGCATTTGTCTAGGTGATGAGTCTTAATTTTCTTTGCTTGCATTATAAACCTTCTTTCTATTTATATTAATATATAAAGAAAGCCTCCTAAAAAACAGGGGCTTCACTGAGGCAGGGTGATGAGATAATTTTCTAGTTTGTTATCGATTAATACGTTGATATTTTTGGATTGCAAATATCTTATTGCAGGAACAATTTTGTATTTGTTGAAGAACAACTTGTGCTTAAATTTTCGTGAATAGACTATCATGCAAGCCTTGTTAACCTGATGTTCGTGAATTGTGATTTGTTCTATATCGCACCAATCAATATGATAAAAAAACTTTTCGCAGCCAGTTTCTGAAAAGCCGCGCAACACACCAACGCTGCCAAATATTGCAACAAAAGCCAGTGTATTTCGAAGACTTTCTATAATCGTTTGGTCCATTTCCATCGGAAAAAATAGCATCGCAAAGAATATTATCATCGTAAAGGTAACGAGATCGTCTTTGCCCTTAATTTTGATCAACCGATTTCGTCGTATAACATAATAGATTTCAAATATTACGACAGCAATAAGCACAAAACATATTAAATAATTAGCAACCATGTTATCCCCACCCCATTTTTTTTATCTATTTCATTTCTGCTGGAAAGTTGTTTTTCACTACATCTA is a genomic window of Candidatus Epulonipiscium viviparus containing:
- a CDS encoding DegV family protein; the protein is MAEIVLFSDSSCDLFPNIIKEYPINLIPFYVSFESEIYLKANEEISLQEFYKKLRVPHTFPKTSLPSINDYCEHFRPVLAAGNAVICLCLSSKFSGSYAAAVNAKDILLDEFPNAKIEIIDSEAATGQQGLIVLETAMMIKDGLSFEEVARVAKLIRADSRIFFYVDTLEYLEKGGRIGKVSAFLGGMLNIKPVICLKEGELFPIAKVRGKKKAAEKVAASLAEYIAGREDQFNYAIAHADAAEDLRHLEDIILNKLNIPLMYDDMEIGTTIGVYTGPDVCGTACVPKYQQYLKH
- a CDS encoding metal-dependent transcriptional regulator; protein product: MISISLQAYLVEIYKMKEENIEISCLKIAKKMNIPIKKSIQAAQRLHYQNYIQYTTYQPIQITPRGEQIARYIISKDRLLYNFLDILQITQNIELEKESMQQCFSDSALNQIEQFVLFINQYPEITNYYKLFLNEQSKMSILEKIPSEDI
- the smpB gene encoding SsrA-binding protein SmpB, with protein sequence MGKTGAYKLIAQNKKAYHDYFIDETYEAGMVLVGTEVKSIRCGSGSIKESFIRIQNGEAFVFNMHINPYEKGNIFNKEPLRTRKLLLHKKQITKLLGAISTKGMTIVPLKVYIKDSLVKMEIGLARGKKLHDKRQDIAKKDVRRQNERDFKIKNL
- a CDS encoding L-ribulose-5-phosphate 4-epimerase; translated protein: MLEKLKEEVYQANMDLPKYGLVTFTWGNVSGIDRASGYFVIKPSGVAYDDLTPADMVVVDLDGNTVEGKYNPSSDTLTHVELYKRYPEIGGIVHTHSRMAVAWAAAGRNIPNYNTTHSDYFYGDILCSRSLTQEEIESAYEKNTGLVIIETLDNFNVNPMHNPGILCTNHGPFSWGKDAHEAVHNSVVLEEVAAMAFNAEFLNQSIQPAPSYIVNKHFMRKHGPNAYYGQK
- a CDS encoding L-ribulose-5-phosphate 3-epimerase; this encodes MQKYSLGLYEKAMPNNLTIREKLDYAKKANYDYIELSIDASEDKINRIYMSKAERLSIIHDMYETEITIDSFCVSALTKYALGDPDDRISSRGIEIITGAIALAKDLGARIVMIPGYDIYFGTSTAQTRDKYIHNLRVITDQAAKYGVCLGFETMENEFMNTTQKAAEYVKIIDSPYLQIYPDSGNITNAIKTYGTDFVDDITTGHGHILALHLKETVPGKFREIPYGTGHVDFAKVISAAWKLGTRKYVTEFWDLGKEDWFADIVAANEMMRNLLDRN